The region CCTTTCCTTGTGTAGCCCCTGATGGGTTTCCCGGGTCGTGTACAAGCCGAACCGGACATGTCGGCTGAAGGACGGCCGTGTCCGGTTCGGTTTCACGCCCGTGGTTTATGGAACAATGAAGTCGAATCGTTCATGGCAGGGGAGACAGAAATTCTCCGACTTCTTGTGCTGGTGGTGGCACAGGTTGCAATCGCCTTCCGTACCGTAGTGGCGGTTCTCATGCGGGTTGCGCGGCTGGACGTTGGCCGTCTTCTGGGCCAGTTTTGCCGTCTCTCCGTGGCAGCTCACGCACGTTGCCATCGGCACCGCGCCGGGGGTCTTGGCTTTGCCGTGGCACTGGGCGCATTTGACGCCCTTTTGCGCATGCAGTTTGCCCAACTCGCCGTCTTTCGCCTTCGGCGCAGTCGCGGCAAAGGCCCCCGCCGTCAAAAGCCCCCCCAGAAGCACAACCAGTGAAATGGCACACAAGAACGTTTGTATGGTTTTGTTCTTCATCTTTTCTCCTCTCGTAAATAGGTGACTTTAGTGGTGCCGGGAACGGCAGCAGCCGTTCCCGATCTTTCAGGATGCTTCCGGACTACAGCTTCGCCACGTGCTTTCCGGTCAGGTAGCCGAAGGTGTAGCAACGCCCCAGGGAGAGCCCGAAGACGGTGAGCGGATAGTCCACCCCGCCGTAGAAGCCGCCGCCCAGGTTGCCGATCACATACAGCCCCTTGATCGGCTTGCCGTCGGCATTGAGGGCCTGGTGGTCGTCGTTGATCAGCATGCCGGAGCAGATCGTGGAGAC is a window of Geobacter sp. FeAm09 DNA encoding:
- a CDS encoding cytochrome c3 family protein, with product MKNKTIQTFLCAISLVVLLGGLLTAGAFAATAPKAKDGELGKLHAQKGVKCAQCHGKAKTPGAVPMATCVSCHGETAKLAQKTANVQPRNPHENRHYGTEGDCNLCHHQHKKSENFCLPCHERFDFIVP